From Acropora muricata isolate sample 2 chromosome 14, ASM3666990v1, whole genome shotgun sequence, one genomic window encodes:
- the LOC136898564 gene encoding uncharacterized protein isoform X1, which produces MLLLHLRRSVLEGFQNAVFLLELPNFQRPQMSLWKTVLLFLTFVCMLEESAGKSSAIVETSSTPQTSILLQTEPTSSSMSVVTVKTADLGISSTEYRETTSPATMYYSPSNWLVTTPSSTAESDNVKPILAPSATIGKDKTSLHPSNTMLITDYKLSGQITSSYKTESQQTTAIPEILSTGIKDTSSAAEYRSTTSWVQVPEMISYSKATKSLKLSTSSKSSPSFPTSSPSVLSSLLLSLPTSFLLSLRGTTETTLLTKSTYSSMTPVRISSNAEQAAMTNSTVVTPNSRTERPTSSDLPRMKSSLPVSTVVSSTPISPSTRRKLQIKETLSISTSRSQVSSSLSSTSSKLSPFFPTSSLSVPLSSLLSLPTSSLLSHRETMETTLLTKSTHSSMAPVRISSNAEQAAMTNSTAVTPNFRTERPTSSDSGMTSSLNNKIPRDSTPPKNAEAQREEKGFIIVVVLPFLVLFLLFILTVAVLIYYVCKGKKAKYEVQEKRHPSHTSSNSRF; this is translated from the exons ATGCTCCTG ttacatCTCAGAAGGAGCGTGCTAGAAGGATTTCAG AACGCTGTGTTTCTTTTGGAACTTCCGAATTTTCAGAGACCGCAAATGTCGCTATGGAAGACGGTCTTACTTTTCTTAACCTTTGTTTGCATGCTCGAAGAATCAG CAGGAAAATCGTCTGCCATTGTGGAAACATCTTCTACGCCACAGACCAGCATCCTCCTTCAAACCGAACCTACATCGTCGTCAATGTCTGTCGTCACTGTTAAAACGGCCGATCTTGGCATTTCAAGCACAGAATACCGAGAAACGACATCACCAGCTACTATGTATTACTCACCATCAAATTGGCTTGTAACAACACCATCGTCTACCGCTGAAAGCGACAATGTGAAACCCATATTGGCGCCATCTGCCACcataggcaaagataaaacgtcCTTACATCCATCGAACACAATGCTAATTACTGACTACAAGTTGTCTGGGCAAATAACATCTTCGTATAAAACTGAATCACAGCAAACAACAGCTATTCCAGAAATTCTTTCAACAGGAATCAAAGACACATCATCAGCAGCCGAGTATAGGAGCACCACTTCTTGGGTTCAAGTCCCTGAAATGATATCGTATTCGAAAGCGACAAAATCACTCAAATTGTCAACTTCATCGAAGTCATCACCTTCTTTTCCAACATCATCGCCATCCGTCCTATCATCTTTATTACTATCGCTTCCGACATCGTTCCTGTTATCACTTAGAGGAACGACGGAGACAACGCTTCTCACAAAATCCACTTATTCATCAATGACACCTGTAAGGATCTCTTCAAATGCAGAACAAGCCGCGATGACGAATTCTACAGTTGTCACACCAAACTCGCGAACTGAGCGACCAACATCCTCTGATCTGCCTAGAATGAAAAGTAGCCTACCGGTATCGACTGTAGTCTCTAGCACTCCTATTTCACCCTCCACTAGACGGAAACttcaaatcaaagaaacactTAGCATCTCGACCTCAAGATCACAAGTTTCATCATCGCTGTCTTCAACGTCATCGAAGTTATCACCTTTTTTTCCAACATCATCGCTATCCGTCCCCTTATCCTCGTTACTATCGCTCCCGACATCTTCCTTGTTATCGCATAGAGAAACGATGGAGACAACGCTTCTCACAAAATCCACACATTCATCAATGGCACCTGTAAGGATCTCTTCAAATGCAGAACAAGCAGCGATGACGAATTCAACCGCTGTCACACCAAACTTCCGAACTGAGCGACCAACATCTTCAGATTCGGGAATGACGTCATCTTTGAACAATAAGATTCCAAGAGACTCTACGCCTCCAAAGAATGCTGAAGCACAAAGGGAGGAAAAAG GTTTCATCATCGTTGTTGTATTGCCATTTCTCGTGTTATTCCTCTTGTTTATCCTTACTGTTGCTGTGTTAATCTACTACGTATGCAAAGG AAAGAAGGCAAAATACGAGGTACAAGAGAAGAGGCATCCAAGTCACACGTCAAGTAATTCACGATTCTGA
- the LOC136898564 gene encoding uncharacterized protein isoform X2 — MLLLHLRRSVLEGFQNAVFLLELPNFQRPQMSLWKTVLLFLTFVCMLEESGKSSAIVETSSTPQTSILLQTEPTSSSMSVVTVKTADLGISSTEYRETTSPATMYYSPSNWLVTTPSSTAESDNVKPILAPSATIGKDKTSLHPSNTMLITDYKLSGQITSSYKTESQQTTAIPEILSTGIKDTSSAAEYRSTTSWVQVPEMISYSKATKSLKLSTSSKSSPSFPTSSPSVLSSLLLSLPTSFLLSLRGTTETTLLTKSTYSSMTPVRISSNAEQAAMTNSTVVTPNSRTERPTSSDLPRMKSSLPVSTVVSSTPISPSTRRKLQIKETLSISTSRSQVSSSLSSTSSKLSPFFPTSSLSVPLSSLLSLPTSSLLSHRETMETTLLTKSTHSSMAPVRISSNAEQAAMTNSTAVTPNFRTERPTSSDSGMTSSLNNKIPRDSTPPKNAEAQREEKGFIIVVVLPFLVLFLLFILTVAVLIYYVCKGKKAKYEVQEKRHPSHTSSNSRF, encoded by the exons ATGCTCCTG ttacatCTCAGAAGGAGCGTGCTAGAAGGATTTCAG AACGCTGTGTTTCTTTTGGAACTTCCGAATTTTCAGAGACCGCAAATGTCGCTATGGAAGACGGTCTTACTTTTCTTAACCTTTGTTTGCATGCTCGAAGAATCAG GAAAATCGTCTGCCATTGTGGAAACATCTTCTACGCCACAGACCAGCATCCTCCTTCAAACCGAACCTACATCGTCGTCAATGTCTGTCGTCACTGTTAAAACGGCCGATCTTGGCATTTCAAGCACAGAATACCGAGAAACGACATCACCAGCTACTATGTATTACTCACCATCAAATTGGCTTGTAACAACACCATCGTCTACCGCTGAAAGCGACAATGTGAAACCCATATTGGCGCCATCTGCCACcataggcaaagataaaacgtcCTTACATCCATCGAACACAATGCTAATTACTGACTACAAGTTGTCTGGGCAAATAACATCTTCGTATAAAACTGAATCACAGCAAACAACAGCTATTCCAGAAATTCTTTCAACAGGAATCAAAGACACATCATCAGCAGCCGAGTATAGGAGCACCACTTCTTGGGTTCAAGTCCCTGAAATGATATCGTATTCGAAAGCGACAAAATCACTCAAATTGTCAACTTCATCGAAGTCATCACCTTCTTTTCCAACATCATCGCCATCCGTCCTATCATCTTTATTACTATCGCTTCCGACATCGTTCCTGTTATCACTTAGAGGAACGACGGAGACAACGCTTCTCACAAAATCCACTTATTCATCAATGACACCTGTAAGGATCTCTTCAAATGCAGAACAAGCCGCGATGACGAATTCTACAGTTGTCACACCAAACTCGCGAACTGAGCGACCAACATCCTCTGATCTGCCTAGAATGAAAAGTAGCCTACCGGTATCGACTGTAGTCTCTAGCACTCCTATTTCACCCTCCACTAGACGGAAACttcaaatcaaagaaacactTAGCATCTCGACCTCAAGATCACAAGTTTCATCATCGCTGTCTTCAACGTCATCGAAGTTATCACCTTTTTTTCCAACATCATCGCTATCCGTCCCCTTATCCTCGTTACTATCGCTCCCGACATCTTCCTTGTTATCGCATAGAGAAACGATGGAGACAACGCTTCTCACAAAATCCACACATTCATCAATGGCACCTGTAAGGATCTCTTCAAATGCAGAACAAGCAGCGATGACGAATTCAACCGCTGTCACACCAAACTTCCGAACTGAGCGACCAACATCTTCAGATTCGGGAATGACGTCATCTTTGAACAATAAGATTCCAAGAGACTCTACGCCTCCAAAGAATGCTGAAGCACAAAGGGAGGAAAAAG GTTTCATCATCGTTGTTGTATTGCCATTTCTCGTGTTATTCCTCTTGTTTATCCTTACTGTTGCTGTGTTAATCTACTACGTATGCAAAGG AAAGAAGGCAAAATACGAGGTACAAGAGAAGAGGCATCCAAGTCACACGTCAAGTAATTCACGATTCTGA